In the genome of Bactrocera dorsalis isolate Fly_Bdor unplaced genomic scaffold, ASM2337382v1 BdCtg085, whole genome shotgun sequence, one region contains:
- the LOC105226770 gene encoding tropomodulin isoform X3 — protein sequence MESPEERQEPEAEFQRVKLRPVPKVKRRAPQPPTTLALKKTSSTTKTTTLTTPAKLYGKDLSEYDEVDVDALLAQLSPEEINILAKEVDPDDNFLPPDQRCSYECAKDPTGPLNRKKLIEHINKQALETPDEPEFEPYVKGTVRGKKWVPPPRDESEVAAEEQIAIDLGEEYEHALSDATQEEIIDLAAILGFHSMMNQDQYHASLLNKGQPVGMGWDGITKSTQPKLFPMDPPNNTDVEESIKRVKDNDSKLIELNLNNIKNISDEKLEQLFQVLPENENLEVLSLTNVGLTDKTALLLAEAIEKSKTLRVLNVETNFISPPVIVTLVKALLKCRTIEEFRASNQRSSVLGNKIEMEITELVEKNPSLLRLGLHLEFNDARHRVAAHLQRNIDRSGRLRRLGHFSRNYTVGAWQ from the exons ATGGAGTCTCCCGAAGAGAGACAAGAACCAGAGGCTGAGTTCCAGCGCGTAAAGTTACGTCCAGTGCCGAAAGTGAAAAGACGCGCGCCCCAACCTCCCACCACTTTGGCACTTAAAAAA ACTTCATCGACAACCAAGACCACCACTCTCACTACGCCTGCCAAATTGTACGGCAAGGATTTGAGCGAGTATGATGAGGTTGATGTTGATGCTCTGCTGGCACAATTGTCACCGGAAGAAATCAATATTTTGGCCAAAGAAGTCGATCCCGAT GACAATTTCCTGCCACCTGATCAACGTTGCAGTTATGAATGCGCCAAAGATCCCACTGGTCCGTTAAATCGCAAAAAGCTTATCGAGCATATTAATAAGCAGGCCTTAGAAACACCCGATGAGCCCGAATTTGAGCCGTACGTTAAGGGTACCGTACGTGGCAAGAAATGGGTGCCACCACCAAGAGATGAAAGCGAAGTTGCCGCTGAGGAACAGATCGCCATCGATTTGGGTGAAGAGTATGAGCATGCGCTGAGTGACGCTACACAAGAAGAGATTATCGATCTGGCTG CTATACTTGGCTTCCACTCGATGATGAATCAGGACCAATATCATGCTTCTTTGTTGAACAAAGGTCAACCAGTTGGCATGGGATGGGATGGTATTACAAAATCAACTCAACCAAAATTGTTCCCCATGGACCCACCAAATAACACAGATGTCGAAGAATCAATTAAACGCGTAAAAGATAACGATTCAAAATTGATTGAACTGAACTTAAATAACATTAAg AACATTTCCGATGAGAAATTGGAAcaacttttccaagtactgcctgaaaatgaaaatttggaagTTCTTTCCTTAACAAATGTCGGCCTTACCGACAAGACAGCTCTCTTATTGGCTGAAGCAATTGAGAAAAGCAAAACCTTGAGAGTATTAAATGTTGAGACGAATTTCATTAGTCCGCCTGTTATAGTGACCTTAGTGAAAGCCCTGCTCAAGTGCCGCACAATTGAAGAATTCAGGGCCTCCAATCAA CGATCCTCAGTGCTCGGTAACAAGATCGAAATGGAAATAACCGAATTAGTGGAAAAGAATCCATCTTTGCTCAGATTGGGTCTGCATTTGGAGTTCAATGACGCACGCCACAGAGTTGCCGCACATTTGCAGCGCAACATCGACAGAA GTGGCCGCTTACGACGTTTGGGTCACTTCAGCCGCAACTACACTGTGGGCGCTTGGCAGTAG
- the LOC105226770 gene encoding tropomodulin isoform X1 yields the protein MESPEERQEPEAEFQRVKLRPVPKVKRRAPQPPTTLALKKTSSTTKTTTLTTPAKLYGKDLSEYDEVDVDALLAQLSPEEINILAKEVDPDDNFLPPDQRCSYECAKDPTGPLNRKKLIEHINKQALETPDEPEFEPYVKGTVRGKKWVPPPRDESEVAAEEQIAIDLGEEYEHALSDATQEEIIDLAAILGFHSMMNQDQYHASLLNKGQPVGMGWDGITKSTQPKLFPMDPPNNTDVEESIKRVKDNDSKLIELNLNNIKNISDEKLEQLFQVLPENENLEVLSLTNVGLTDKTALLLAEAIEKSKTLRVLNVETNFISPPVIVTLVKALLKCRTIEEFRASNQRSSVLGNKIEMEITELVEKNPSLLRLGLHLEFNDARHRVAAHLQRNIDRTEIQSSAAAESSLMRSPPSESQIAPLPPLSSPSLVLSAHLQMLTNEAATPPASPITASINTAQMPSVETEFEQKMQLTAAAAEGAATEKKSDDSAISALNGSDEFNILKTLKNDIDANAKIDKLDVKIGDADLALPPRMPDAAAAAAVLPAPATVVAALNIIQNANERKEKEI from the exons ATGGAGTCTCCCGAAGAGAGACAAGAACCAGAGGCTGAGTTCCAGCGCGTAAAGTTACGTCCAGTGCCGAAAGTGAAAAGACGCGCGCCCCAACCTCCCACCACTTTGGCACTTAAAAAA ACTTCATCGACAACCAAGACCACCACTCTCACTACGCCTGCCAAATTGTACGGCAAGGATTTGAGCGAGTATGATGAGGTTGATGTTGATGCTCTGCTGGCACAATTGTCACCGGAAGAAATCAATATTTTGGCCAAAGAAGTCGATCCCGAT GACAATTTCCTGCCACCTGATCAACGTTGCAGTTATGAATGCGCCAAAGATCCCACTGGTCCGTTAAATCGCAAAAAGCTTATCGAGCATATTAATAAGCAGGCCTTAGAAACACCCGATGAGCCCGAATTTGAGCCGTACGTTAAGGGTACCGTACGTGGCAAGAAATGGGTGCCACCACCAAGAGATGAAAGCGAAGTTGCCGCTGAGGAACAGATCGCCATCGATTTGGGTGAAGAGTATGAGCATGCGCTGAGTGACGCTACACAAGAAGAGATTATCGATCTGGCTG CTATACTTGGCTTCCACTCGATGATGAATCAGGACCAATATCATGCTTCTTTGTTGAACAAAGGTCAACCAGTTGGCATGGGATGGGATGGTATTACAAAATCAACTCAACCAAAATTGTTCCCCATGGACCCACCAAATAACACAGATGTCGAAGAATCAATTAAACGCGTAAAAGATAACGATTCAAAATTGATTGAACTGAACTTAAATAACATTAAg AACATTTCCGATGAGAAATTGGAAcaacttttccaagtactgcctgaaaatgaaaatttggaagTTCTTTCCTTAACAAATGTCGGCCTTACCGACAAGACAGCTCTCTTATTGGCTGAAGCAATTGAGAAAAGCAAAACCTTGAGAGTATTAAATGTTGAGACGAATTTCATTAGTCCGCCTGTTATAGTGACCTTAGTGAAAGCCCTGCTCAAGTGCCGCACAATTGAAGAATTCAGGGCCTCCAATCAA CGATCCTCAGTGCTCGGTAACAAGATCGAAATGGAAATAACCGAATTAGTGGAAAAGAATCCATCTTTGCTCAGATTGGGTCTGCATTTGGAGTTCAATGACGCACGCCACAGAGTTGCCGCACATTTGCAGCGCAACATCGACAGAA CCGAAATACAATCATCTGCAGCTGCTGAAAGCTCGCTCATGCGCTCACCGCCATCCGAATCACAAATCGCGCCATTGCCACCATTATCATCGCCATCGTTAGTTTTGTCCGCTCATTTGCAAATGTTGACAAATGAGGCAGCAACACCACCAGCATCACCAATAACGGCCTCCATCAATACAGCACAAATGCCGTCCGTTGAAACTGAATTTgagcaaaaaatgcaattaacaGCTGCAGCCGCTGAGGGTGCAGCTACCGAGAAAAAGTCAGATGACTCGGCGATCAGTGCATTGAATGGCTCAgacgaatttaatattttgaaaacattgaaaaacgATATTGACGCAAATGCAAAAATCGATAAGTTAGATGTAAAAATCGGTGATGCTGATTTGGCACTACCACCACGGATGCCAGACGCAGCAGCTGCCGCAGCTGTGCTGCCAGCGCCGGCTACCGTCGTAGCTGCATTGAATATTATACAAAATGCCAACGAACGCAAAGAGAAGGAAATTTAA
- the LOC105226770 gene encoding tropomodulin isoform X4 — translation MESPEERQEPEAEFQRVKLRPVPKVKRRAPQPPTTLALKKTSSTTKTTTLTTPAKLYGKDLSEYDEVDVDALLAQLSPEEINILAKEVDPDDNFLPPDQRCSYECAKDPTGPLNRKKLIEHINKQALETPDEPEFEPYVKGTVRGKKWVPPPRDESEVAAEEQIAIDLGEEYEHALSDATQEEIIDLAAILGFHSMMNQDQYHASLLNKGQPVGMGWDGITKSTQPKLFPMDPPNNTDVEESIKRVKDNDSKLIELNLNNIKNISDEKLEQLFQVLPENENLEVLSLTNVGLTDKTALLLAEAIEKSKTLRVLNVETNFISPPVIVTLVKALLKCRTIEEFRASNQRSSVLGNKIEMEITELVEKNPSLLRLGLHLEFNDARHRVAAHLQRNIDRIRVNRLNQRK, via the exons ATGGAGTCTCCCGAAGAGAGACAAGAACCAGAGGCTGAGTTCCAGCGCGTAAAGTTACGTCCAGTGCCGAAAGTGAAAAGACGCGCGCCCCAACCTCCCACCACTTTGGCACTTAAAAAA ACTTCATCGACAACCAAGACCACCACTCTCACTACGCCTGCCAAATTGTACGGCAAGGATTTGAGCGAGTATGATGAGGTTGATGTTGATGCTCTGCTGGCACAATTGTCACCGGAAGAAATCAATATTTTGGCCAAAGAAGTCGATCCCGAT GACAATTTCCTGCCACCTGATCAACGTTGCAGTTATGAATGCGCCAAAGATCCCACTGGTCCGTTAAATCGCAAAAAGCTTATCGAGCATATTAATAAGCAGGCCTTAGAAACACCCGATGAGCCCGAATTTGAGCCGTACGTTAAGGGTACCGTACGTGGCAAGAAATGGGTGCCACCACCAAGAGATGAAAGCGAAGTTGCCGCTGAGGAACAGATCGCCATCGATTTGGGTGAAGAGTATGAGCATGCGCTGAGTGACGCTACACAAGAAGAGATTATCGATCTGGCTG CTATACTTGGCTTCCACTCGATGATGAATCAGGACCAATATCATGCTTCTTTGTTGAACAAAGGTCAACCAGTTGGCATGGGATGGGATGGTATTACAAAATCAACTCAACCAAAATTGTTCCCCATGGACCCACCAAATAACACAGATGTCGAAGAATCAATTAAACGCGTAAAAGATAACGATTCAAAATTGATTGAACTGAACTTAAATAACATTAAg AACATTTCCGATGAGAAATTGGAAcaacttttccaagtactgcctgaaaatgaaaatttggaagTTCTTTCCTTAACAAATGTCGGCCTTACCGACAAGACAGCTCTCTTATTGGCTGAAGCAATTGAGAAAAGCAAAACCTTGAGAGTATTAAATGTTGAGACGAATTTCATTAGTCCGCCTGTTATAGTGACCTTAGTGAAAGCCCTGCTCAAGTGCCGCACAATTGAAGAATTCAGGGCCTCCAATCAA CGATCCTCAGTGCTCGGTAACAAGATCGAAATGGAAATAACCGAATTAGTGGAAAAGAATCCATCTTTGCTCAGATTGGGTCTGCATTTGGAGTTCAATGACGCACGCCACAGAGTTGCCGCACATTTGCAGCGCAACATCGACAGAA TACGTGTAAATCGCCTGAACCAGCGTAAATAA
- the LOC105226770 gene encoding tropomodulin isoform X2, producing the protein MTSSTTKTTTLTTPAKLYGKDLSEYDEVDVDALLAQLSPEEINILAKEVDPDDNFLPPDQRCSYECAKDPTGPLNRKKLIEHINKQALETPDEPEFEPYVKGTVRGKKWVPPPRDESEVAAEEQIAIDLGEEYEHALSDATQEEIIDLAAILGFHSMMNQDQYHASLLNKGQPVGMGWDGITKSTQPKLFPMDPPNNTDVEESIKRVKDNDSKLIELNLNNIKNISDEKLEQLFQVLPENENLEVLSLTNVGLTDKTALLLAEAIEKSKTLRVLNVETNFISPPVIVTLVKALLKCRTIEEFRASNQRSSVLGNKIEMEITELVEKNPSLLRLGLHLEFNDARHRVAAHLQRNIDRTEIQSSAAAESSLMRSPPSESQIAPLPPLSSPSLVLSAHLQMLTNEAATPPASPITASINTAQMPSVETEFEQKMQLTAAAAEGAATEKKSDDSAISALNGSDEFNILKTLKNDIDANAKIDKLDVKIGDADLALPPRMPDAAAAAAVLPAPATVVAALNIIQNANERKEKEI; encoded by the exons ATG ACTTCATCGACAACCAAGACCACCACTCTCACTACGCCTGCCAAATTGTACGGCAAGGATTTGAGCGAGTATGATGAGGTTGATGTTGATGCTCTGCTGGCACAATTGTCACCGGAAGAAATCAATATTTTGGCCAAAGAAGTCGATCCCGAT GACAATTTCCTGCCACCTGATCAACGTTGCAGTTATGAATGCGCCAAAGATCCCACTGGTCCGTTAAATCGCAAAAAGCTTATCGAGCATATTAATAAGCAGGCCTTAGAAACACCCGATGAGCCCGAATTTGAGCCGTACGTTAAGGGTACCGTACGTGGCAAGAAATGGGTGCCACCACCAAGAGATGAAAGCGAAGTTGCCGCTGAGGAACAGATCGCCATCGATTTGGGTGAAGAGTATGAGCATGCGCTGAGTGACGCTACACAAGAAGAGATTATCGATCTGGCTG CTATACTTGGCTTCCACTCGATGATGAATCAGGACCAATATCATGCTTCTTTGTTGAACAAAGGTCAACCAGTTGGCATGGGATGGGATGGTATTACAAAATCAACTCAACCAAAATTGTTCCCCATGGACCCACCAAATAACACAGATGTCGAAGAATCAATTAAACGCGTAAAAGATAACGATTCAAAATTGATTGAACTGAACTTAAATAACATTAAg AACATTTCCGATGAGAAATTGGAAcaacttttccaagtactgcctgaaaatgaaaatttggaagTTCTTTCCTTAACAAATGTCGGCCTTACCGACAAGACAGCTCTCTTATTGGCTGAAGCAATTGAGAAAAGCAAAACCTTGAGAGTATTAAATGTTGAGACGAATTTCATTAGTCCGCCTGTTATAGTGACCTTAGTGAAAGCCCTGCTCAAGTGCCGCACAATTGAAGAATTCAGGGCCTCCAATCAA CGATCCTCAGTGCTCGGTAACAAGATCGAAATGGAAATAACCGAATTAGTGGAAAAGAATCCATCTTTGCTCAGATTGGGTCTGCATTTGGAGTTCAATGACGCACGCCACAGAGTTGCCGCACATTTGCAGCGCAACATCGACAGAA CCGAAATACAATCATCTGCAGCTGCTGAAAGCTCGCTCATGCGCTCACCGCCATCCGAATCACAAATCGCGCCATTGCCACCATTATCATCGCCATCGTTAGTTTTGTCCGCTCATTTGCAAATGTTGACAAATGAGGCAGCAACACCACCAGCATCACCAATAACGGCCTCCATCAATACAGCACAAATGCCGTCCGTTGAAACTGAATTTgagcaaaaaatgcaattaacaGCTGCAGCCGCTGAGGGTGCAGCTACCGAGAAAAAGTCAGATGACTCGGCGATCAGTGCATTGAATGGCTCAgacgaatttaatattttgaaaacattgaaaaacgATATTGACGCAAATGCAAAAATCGATAAGTTAGATGTAAAAATCGGTGATGCTGATTTGGCACTACCACCACGGATGCCAGACGCAGCAGCTGCCGCAGCTGTGCTGCCAGCGCCGGCTACCGTCGTAGCTGCATTGAATATTATACAAAATGCCAACGAACGCAAAGAGAAGGAAATTTAA